The sequence below is a genomic window from Hydrogenobacter sp..
TACGCAAGTTACATCTGTGCTTTGGTGTCAATCATCTTCTTTGTTCACATATTTATCTCTGTAAAAAACTGGGGTCCCGTGACGGTGAAGTTTCTTGGTTTAAGCGCTCTTTACTTTTTAATATCCTCTATATTCCTTCTCCTTTCAGATCTTGGCTATGTTCCACCGCAGGTTGCCGTACATACACTTACTCTCGGTTTTATGCTCAACGCAGTTATGGGAACACAGCTTGCGTGGATACCCATGCTTTATATGGAAGCTCTGAATGTAAAGTATGGCATTTATTTATTTTATGTTAGCCTCTTAGCCTTACCTCCCTTCCTTTTCTCCTTTTATATTCTCAACTACAAATTTATAGCTCTTCTGAGTATCCTACCCATAGTCGTAGTAAGCTACTTTCTTTGGATAATTTACTCTGTATTTTCAGGCAGGCGTATGCCAAAAGAGATACCTCTTGCAGTAAGATACTTTATACTGGCTATGGTTTTCCTCCCTTTTGGTATGCTGATCGGTGTTCTCATGGCTGGTAACAATTTGATACCCCTTTTGATAAGACCGCATATAGATCTTCTCGTTTATGGCTTTACTGCAACTACTATAATGGGTGGTGTAGCACACCTCTATCCGCGAATAGTTTACGGTTGGATGCAGTCAAAGGGTGTAAACGTGAGCATACAGACTCTCGTTGATGAAGTTCTTCTCAGAAAGCTACTTCCCTATGTAACTTTTAGCGTATTCTGGATGAGTTTTTGTGACGTTATGGGGGATTTTTTCCTTTACTTTTCCGCTCTGCCTTACATATTTTTGTGGCTTTTATTTTTTAAGGCTGTGTTTTTAAATTCCGTTCTAAAGAGCAAAGTCACTTCCTAAGTATACTTCCCTTACCTCTTTATTGATCACTACTTCCTCAGGCGATCCCTCCGCGATTATACTACCTTCAGATATTATGTAAACCTTGTCCACTATCTTTATAGCTTCCCTCACGTTGTGGTCAGTTATAAGCACTCCTATGTTTTGAGACTTAAGATCTTTTATCATAAGTTTTATATCTGCAACGAGTATGGGATCGATGCCTGCAAAGGGTTCGTCAAAGAATATATACTTAGGTCTTGGTATCAGTGATCTTGCTATCTCAAGCCTTCTCTTTTGTCCTCCGGATATGTGTTTCGCTTTGATATCTTTTATATCGTAAAGTCCAAAGTCCGCGAGAAGCTCTTCGGCTCTTGCATACCTTAAACTTCTACTTTCCTCAAAGAACTCAAGAAATATGAGAAGATTTTCAAGGACGGTAAGATCCTCAAAGAGGGTATGTTCTTGGGGCAGAAAGGTAATACCTTCCCTCGCTCTCAGATGCGCCGGCGTGTGGGTTATATCCTTACCATCAAACAGGATCTTGCCCTGATCAACAGAAATGAAACCGACAAGACAGTTAAAAAGGGTAGTTTTACCGGCACCGTTTGGACCTAGCAGTCCTACTATCTGCCCCCTATCTATCCGCAGATCTACACCTTTGAGAACCTCTCTTCCTTTGTAGCGCTTTTTAATACCTTTGGCGATCAGCATTTATTTTATTTTAACTCTATCGCCTAAATGTACCTTGTGTTATATTCACGAAATAGTTACTTTAAAATTCCCTTATTTTTTATGTTATAATATCATAAAATACTCAGGAGGTTTAACATGAGGCGTACGGTGGGAATGCTTGGGTTGGTTTTTTTAGGAAGTGCGCTTGCAAAGGAGGTGCAGGTAGAAGAAGTTAGCGTTACAGCAACGAGGACAGAGAGGAAGACGGAAGATGTACCTGCAAGCGTCAGTGTAATAGGTAAAGATAAACTTGATCAGAAACCCATGTTTAATCTTTACGATGCCTTGCAAGGGCTACCGGGTGTGAACATTACTACAAGGAATCAAGGCTATGACACGAGACTCATCATAAGAGGTGCAGGATTAAAAGCTCCTTACGGTGTCAGGGAAATAATGATACTGCTGAACGGTGTTCCTATAACAGACCCTGACAGCCTCACAAGGCTGGACTTTGTAGATACATCTCTTATTGAAAGAGTAGAAGTGGTCAAAGGTCCCAATTCCACACTCTGGGGGGTTAACTCATCAGGCGGTGTTATAAACGTCATAACAAGAAGCCCATTTGAGAAGAAGGGAGGCTTTATAAAGCTAAGCGTAGG
It includes:
- the lptB gene encoding LPS export ABC transporter ATP-binding protein, producing the protein MLIAKGIKKRYKGREVLKGVDLRIDRGQIVGLLGPNGAGKTTLFNCLVGFISVDQGKILFDGKDITHTPAHLRAREGITFLPQEHTLFEDLTVLENLLIFLEFFEESRSLRYARAEELLADFGLYDIKDIKAKHISGGQKRRLEIARSLIPRPKYIFFDEPFAGIDPILVADIKLMIKDLKSQNIGVLITDHNVREAIKIVDKVYIISEGSIIAEGSPEEVVINKEVREVYLGSDFAL